The proteins below come from a single Yamadazyma tenuis chromosome 5, complete sequence genomic window:
- the PLC1 gene encoding Phospholipase C (COG:I; EggNog:ENOG503NVPM; BUSCO:EOG09260GIX) produces the protein MSVTSSIINLRISDHKRSDSSIEQVKGSGGILRKILSTSKNDSQDSLEYEGEMSKRRLSSPRLFSVKSNDSNSIDDVEFSPLKNKDAHVKIPSIFFEDGMSLLKVSSKSKKRIYFHIDPQTWMFIWNVANKSINPSILPVLNIQKLFTTTTIASKKLQKFTIDDVKKVLYQQEARHFRDELNISQEFENQWITISYFNATKKKMKTLHLIADTEVDAKRFFSTINNLKKLRAQLSDKFYIDLDNMDEEQKELVMMNSTSSPSKPQKEYLSFDDIVKYIARLNINISRNHLRTIFDSLDFKTVVNDVRVINFEEFKEFIALLKRRDDIDHIWDQICGASGASKEMDFRSFKKFISKVQGENFDDETNDKLFYKFCNDTNQWTTESLNQFLLSKYSKPIIEGSHDDDYYNQPLNEYYISSSHNTYLTGRQVADDSSSEGYVKTLQKGCRCVEIDIWDGDNMVTDVEPVVCHGRSFTTSISLRNVLTTIKRYAFVASSFPLILSLEINCSPEAQLQTRNLLLEILGELLVIQPLKGVALLPSPNDLKFKIILKIKKTTPHHLVLTETGSLTSSTASTSFSEDNGSTTSSTSNLSSGKKRKKKQVIDDLSDLAVYVQGQKFRNFSLPESKTFNHCFSLSEKTIDLMLKDETKQKSVDKHNRKFFMRVYPSSMRLRSSNFIPISYWTHGVQMAATNWQTYDLGQQINEALFDGKDKVGYFLKPKDFRKPLVKHTMRNILHLEEKRIKFNITIISAHQLPKPKNKDTVGINPFVKLDVIGARDIHYDNGSAVNQTSIVAENGFNPTWNESFSGTMVANQLLFLKLSLRTMVSKDNDLLLGVFVCRLENLKGGYRYLPLNDALGEELIYSSLLVHIAYDKA, from the coding sequence ATGAGTGTGACTTCCTCGATCATCAATTTGCGGATATCCGATCACAAAAGGTCtgattcttcaattgaGCAGGTTAAAGGTCTGGGAGGAATCTTGAGGAAGATTCTCAGCACAAGCAAGAATGACTCACAGGATTCATTGGAGTACGAAGGTGAAATGTCAAAGAGAAGACTTTCTTCTCCTAGGCTCTTTTCAGTCAAAAGTAATGATAGCAACAGCATTGATGATGTGGAGTTTTCACCACTCAAGAATAAAGATGCACATGTGAAGATCCCCAGCATTTTCTTTGAGGACGGAATGAGCTTGCTCAAGGTGTCGCTGaagtcaaagaaaagaataTATTTTCACATTGATCCTCAGACTTGGATGTTCATATGGAATGTTGCAAACAAGAGCATAAACCCATCAATACTCCCGGTACTTAACATCCAGAAGCTTTTTACAACCACAACAATTGCAAGCAAGAAACTTCAGAAGTTCACTATTGATGATGTAAAAAAAGTCTTATACCAGCAGGAAGCCAGACACTTTCGAGACGAACTCAACATTTCTCAggaatttgaaaaccaGTGGATCACCATATCCTATTTCAATgccaccaagaagaagatgaagacgtTGCACTTGATAGCTGATACCGAAGTTGATGCCAAACGGTTCTTTAGCACcatcaataacttgaagaagctaAGAGCGCAGCTACTGGACAAGTTCTATATCGACCTCGATAACATGGATGAGGAGCAGAAGGAATTGGTAATGATGAACTCTACTAGTTCTCCTTCAAAGCCCCAGAAAGAATACTTATCATTTGATGATATAGTGAAGTACATTGCTAGgttgaacatcaacatcaGTCGAAATCACCTAAGAACCATATTCGATAGTCTCGATTTCAAAACGGTGGTGAACGATGTCAGGGTGAtcaattttgaagaattcaagGAGTTCATTGCTCTTCTCAAGAGACGTGATGATATAGACCATATTTGGGACCAGATCTGTGGTGCTTCCGGTGCGCTGAAAGAGATGGACTTTCGActgttcaagaaattcatTTCCAAAGTCCAAGGTGAGAATTTTGATGACGAAACCAATGACAAGCTATTCTACAAGTTCTGTAATGATACGAATCAGTGGACAACAGAAAGCCTTAACCAGTTCTTGCTATCTAAGTACTCAAAGCCAATCATTGAAGGTAGCCATGATGACGATTACTACAACCAGCCCTTAAATGAGTATTacatttcttcttctcataATACTTATTTGACAGGCAGACAAGTGGCtgatgattcttcttcagagGGGTATGTGAAAACTTTACAAAAAGGATGCCGATGTGTAGAAATCGACATTTGGGATGGAGATAACATGGTAACAGATGTCGAACCTGTGGTATGCCACGGCAGGTCTTTCACTACATCGATCTCATTGAGGAATGTTCTCACTACCATAAAACGGTATGCATTTGTGGCAAGTCTGTTCCCTTTGATTCTTAGcttggaaatcaattgCTCTCCCGAAGCACAACTACAAACAAGAAACTTGCTATTAGAAATTCTAggtgaacttcttgttatCCAACCACTCAAAGGTGTAGCTCTCCTTCCTTCACCGAACGACTTAAAGTTTAAAATCATCctcaagatcaagaaaaccACTCCACACCACTTGGTCCTAACAGAAACAGGAAGCTTGACATCGTCAACAGCCAGCACATCTTTCAGCGAAGACAATGGGAGTACTACAAGTTCCACCAGCAACCTTTCTTCCggaaagaagagaaagaaaaagCAAGTGATCGATGATTTGAGTGACTTAGCTGTTTACGTTCAAGGACAAAAGTTCAGGAACTTCTCGTTACCCGAATCGAAGACGTTCAACCATTGTTTTTCCCTCAGCGAGAAGACCATCgatttgatgttgaaggaCGAAACAAAGCAAAAGTCGGTGGATAAACACAACAGAAAGTTCTTCATGAGAGTATATCCGTCAAGTATGAGACTTAGGTCTCTGAATTTTATTCCCATCAGCTACTGGACCCATGGAGTCCAAATGGCTGCGACGAACTGGCAGACCTACGATTTAGGACAGCAGATAAACGAGGCTCTCTTCGATGGAAAAGATAAGGTGGGATATTTCCTCAAACCTAAGGACTTTAGAAAGCCATTGGTCAAGCATACAATGAGGAACATATTGCATTTAGAGGAAAAACggatcaagttcaatatcACTATTATTAGTGCGCACCAACTCCCCAAACCCAAGAACAAAGATACGGTTGGCATAAACCCATTTGTGAAATTGGATGTCATCGGTGCGCGTGACATACATTACGACAACGGTTCAGCTGTAAATCAAACATCAATTGTGGCAGAAAATGGGTTCAATCCCACGTGGAATGAAAGTTTTTCAGGTACTATGGTTGCAAATCAgcttttgttcttgaagcttTCGCTTAGAACTATGGTATCGAAAGACAATGACTTGTTACTAGGGGTATTTGTATGTCgtttggaaaacttgaagggtGGATACAGGTATCTTCCCCTCAATGATGCCCTCGGCGAGGAGCTCATCTATTCTTCACTTCTTGTGCACATAGCCTACGATAAGGCCTAG
- the HIS7 gene encoding Histidine biosynthesis bifunctional protein hisB (COG:E; BUSCO:EOG09261NLY; EggNog:ENOG503NUBP; MEROPS:MER0065588) — translation MKVFVIDLESGNLQSLINAIKKCGDYEVKLIGNAEEFAQYQSQIQKLIFPGVGNFAHFVKQLHDRNLHGPITKFIEEGGSLMGVCVGLQTFFEDSEESTDPKYKGLGYINLSLKKFNSQDPIFIEKNLRKSVPSIGWNSIDSIVVDGKKIPEDESFFGINTRNKYYFVHSYAGIIRDEKNAKLIEQKEKEGWSFAFTTYGSEKFIAALSYKNFFATQFHPEKSGIAGVKVLKSFLESERFQKVHSKDFQSDVEVEKSLSGLTRRIIACLDVRANDQGDLVVTKGDQYNVRDTSSSGSNEVRNLGKPVELATRYYNQGADEVTFLNITSFRESPLKDLPMLEVLRRAAENIFVPLTVGGGIKDMVDPETGRTVPAVEVAHLYFRSGADKVSIGSDAVTIAENYYKNDKRKSGNTSIETISQTFGNQAVVISVDPKRKYVASPKDTSMETILIEEPSKYGPNGEKYCYYQVTSQGGRKTHELGALELCLACEDLGAGEILLNSIDHDGSNKGYNLELLQQVKSRVSIPVIASSGAGKPEHFKEVFDMECGIDAALGAGLFHREEYKVNDIKRYLLKEGSMDVRLDDEVEL, via the coding sequence ATGAAAGTATTTGTGATAGACCTTGAGAGTGGTAACCTCCAGTCCCTTATTAATGCTATCAAGAAATGTGGAGATTATGAGGTCAAACTTATTGGCAACGCTGAAGAGTTTGCGCAATACCAGTCCCAAATACAGAAGTTGATCTTTCCTGGAGTGGGAAACTTTGCTCACTTTGTGAAGCAGCTTCACGATAGAAACCTCCACGGACCAATTACCAAGTTTATTGAGGAAGGAGGATCATTGATGGGTGTATGTGTCGGGTTGCAAACATTTTTTGAAGACAGCGAAGAAAGCACGGATCCAAAATATAAAGGTTTGGGATATATCAATCTCAGTCTAAAGAAATTCAACTCCCAAGATCCTATTTTTATAGAGAAGAACTTACGGAAATCCGTCCCCCTGATTGGTTGGAATAGCATTGACtctattgttgttgatggcaaGAAGATTCCAGAAGATGAgtctttctttggaattAATACTAGAAACAAGTACTACTTTGTCCATTCTTACGCCGGTATCATTAGAGATGAAAAAAATGCAAAGTTGATAGAACAGAAGGAAAAAGAAGGATGGAGTTTTGCCTTCACCACTTATGGATCTGAAAAGTTCATAGCTGCTTTGTCCTACAAGAacttttttgcaactcaATTCCACCCAGAAAAGTCAGGTATTGCTGGGGTTAAGGTACTTAAGTCATTTTTAGAGTCAGAAAGattccaaaaagtccacTCTAAAGATTTCCAGCTGGATGTAGAAGTAGAAAAGTCCTTAAGTGGATtgacaagaagaatcatTGCATGCTTAGACGTCAGAGCCAATGATCAAGGTGATTTGGTAGTTACAAAAGGAGACCAGTACAACGTGAGAGACACCAGTTCTTCGGGTTCAAATGAGGTGAGGAACTTGGGAAAGCCAGTAGAGTTGGCAACGAGGTACTACAATCAAGGTGCTGACGAAGTTACATTTTTGAACATCACCTCTTTCCGTGAATCTCCTTTGAAGGACTTACCGATGTTGGAGGTTTTGAGAAGAGCAGCGGAAAACATTTTTGTACCTTTGACAGTTGGAGGAGGTATAAAGGACATGGTTGATCCAGAAACTGGAAGAACGGTTCCTGCTGTCGAAGTGGCTCATTTATATTTTAGATCTGGGGCGGATAAAGTTAGTATCGGGTCGGATGCCGTGACAATAGCTGAGAACTATTACAAGAATGACAAGCGAAAGTCGGGAAACACCTCAATCGAAACCATTAGTCAAACTTTTGGAAACCAGGCAGTGGTGATCTCAGTAGATCCAAAGAGGAAGTATGTGGCCTCACCTAAAGACACCAGCATGGAGACGATTTTGATCGAGGAACCTTCAAAGTATGGCCCCAATGGTGAGAAGTATTGCTACTATCAAGTGACATCTCAAGGTGGAAGAAAGACTCACGAGTTGGGAGCTTTGGAATTATGTCTTGCTTGCGAAGATCTCGGAGCAGGAGAGATTTTGCTTAACTCTATTGACCACGATGGGCTGAACAAGGGATATAATCTCGAGCTTTTACAGCAAGTAAAGTCTCGGGTTTCGATTCCAGTAATCGCCAGTTCAGGAGCAGGAAAACCCGAACATTTTAAGGAAGTATTTGACATGGAGTGTGGCATAGATGCCGCATTGGGAGCAGGATTGTTTCACAGAGAAGAATATAAAGTCAACGATATCAAAAGATACTTGTTAAAAGAAGGATCGATGGATGTTagacttgatgatgaagtaGAGTTataa
- a CDS encoding uncharacterized protein (EggNog:ENOG503PV1R), whose protein sequence is MSFYIVPSVSFQTQQKLKNSGIDKSDKHHKHKKRSKKPHDKSKQGGSGTNSKVPSSPTSSTNVSVGTPSIYEEPTDPKSPDPTVPTISQPVNPTELSNNLEKLKRSESSSSLSSNIATKYITGVNSESNNELKSGVQTPKKHTRPTEPSEGGISPFLPHLDIRRSSTSTTSSVPRPNRYRRNSSLSSSHTASSSSMFKDKSLKQPGNISSSLSPAQPSTPPSQHSTSSNQPQTPSPPINIVYDSAGESDASSRIFKPSYSMAQVDDFPEFSTIKDLRFLESPGKMQENLYSPSFQVFRFSNFLDILNAQHNNDPINFANIRHNGISKFILRHSEYSNKSIDDDWKPHDMRDFEAPLAYSLIKMRSFLRILIRSQSGKDGKGAELFSCEELVQLNFTNYLRFLLNLPQKFTSTPTNQLDETSAMHQSFKIMFTRIIKALLTFRKEETGDVMSNTTTATSLLLQLITKVSYEFILLEKYHINIITKLGNNSLLDSRVVERLFRQYHKGLSQPPSRRNLPKVLVYNSYFSAQYSWYMCVTIPFLTVVEMAVFNEDQELISDPERYRQQEKNTVKTSFEKSDAMLYASYFKDIKFKNYQKFRSTSDEQFVSIQRANHDNSSVSESLISSSQHKPKNFNFNCESLATIPNATFDVVQSRDLLFQLTNSNYRTIISELHRVLKIGGTLEVPIILSGTDTISPDTTTVGFPKFTNATGLNLSKYYDMIPDFAEVLLKIILEVFGEGNVRMATALLNTTSEMSDFLVKDIGLHIAEMVGETDKYCRASQHPIGERNKDVHFFFQIQAEKTFN, encoded by the coding sequence ATGAGTTTCTATATCGTGCCGTCGGTGCTGTTCCAAACGCAACAGAAGTTAAAGAACAGTGGCATAGACAAAAGTGACAAGCAtcacaaacacaagaaAAGGTCCAAAAAACCACATGATAAGTCTAAACAGGGCGGATCGGGAACCAACTCGAAAGTGCCTTCATCTCCTACAAGTTCCACAAACGTTTCTGTTGGAACCCCAAGCATCTACGAAGAACCCACCGACCCCAAATCGCCAGATCCTACGGTGCCCACGATCTCCCAGCCGGTTAACCCAACAGAACTATCGAataatcttgaaaaattgaaaaggTCTGAGTCTTCTCTGTCGCTATCCTCCAATATCGCCACCAAGTACATCACAGGCGTGAATTCGGAGCTGAACAACGAGCTTAAGAGCGGTGTGCAAACGCCCAAGAAGCACACCAGACCAACCGAACCAAGTGAAGGTGGAATATCTCCATTTCTTCCTCACTTAGACATCAGAAGAAGCTCTACGTCTACCACTTCATCGGTTCCAAGACCCAATAGATATCGCCGGAACAGCTCGCTTTCTTCATCTCACACGGcaagcagcagcagcatGTTCAAAGATAAGTCCTTGAAACAACCAGGTAACATCAGTTCTTCATTATCTCCAGCGCAACCTTCTACACCTCCCAGCCAGCATTCGACATCATCAaaccaaccacaaacgcCTTCCCCACCTATAAACATCGTTTATGATTCTGCTGGTGAGTCCGATGCAAGCTCCCGGATCTTCAAACCAAGCTATTCCATGGCTCAAGTGGACGATTTCCCGGAGTTCAGTACTATCAAGGATTTAAGATTCCTTGAATCCCCAGGAAAGATGCAAGAAAATTTGTACTCACCTTCATTTCAGGTGTTTCGGTTCAGTAATTTCCTTGACATTCTTAATGCTCAGCACAACAATGACCCTATCAATTTTGCCAATATACGGCATAATGGTATTTCCAAATTTATTCTTCGTCACAGCGAGTACTCCAACAAATCGATTGACGATGATTGGAAACCTCATGACATGAGAGACTTCGAGGCTCCCTTGGCATAtctgttgatcaagatgAGATCTTTTTTGCGGATATTAATCAGGTCTCAGTCTGGCAAAGACGGTAAAGGAGCAGAGCTCTTTTCTTGCGAggaacttgttcaattgaacttcacAAACTATTTGAGATTTCTATTGAACCTTCCTCAGAAGTTTACCTCCACTCCCACCAATCAGCTTGATGAGACGCTGGCCATGCACCAGTCGTTCAAAATCATGTTCACGAGGATTATCAAGGCTTTACTAACTTTtagaaaagaagaaaccggAGATGTGATGTctaacaccaccaccgcaACGTCGCTTTTGTTACAGCTCATCACCAAGGTATCGTACGAGTTCATTCTCCTCGAGAAGTACCATATAAAtattatcaccaaactcgGTAATAACTCTTTGTTAGACTCCAGAGTTGTTGAGAGGTTGTTTAGACAGTACCACAAGGGTCTCTCACAACCTCCAAGTAGACGAAATCTTCCCAAGGTGTTGGTTTACAACTCCTATTTCAGTGCTCAATACTCCTGGTATATGTGTGTGACGATTCCATTCTTGacggtggtggagatggCAGTGTTCaatgaagatcaagaactcaTTTCCGACCCTGAGAGATACAGACAGCAAGAAAAGAATACAGTCAAAACATCATTTGAAAAGCTGGATGCCATGTTATATGCTAGTTATTTCAAGGACATTAAGTTCAAAAACTATCAAAAGTTCAGATCCACTTCCGACGAACAGTTTGTATCGATTCAAAGAGCTAATCATGATAACTCGAGTGTTTCAGAATCGTTGATATCATCTAGCCAACACAAGCCtaaaaacttcaacttcaactgtGAGTCTTTGGCGACCATACCTAACGCCACCTTTGATGTGGTCCAAAGCAGGGATCTTTTGTTCCAGTTGACTAACTCCAACTACAGAACAATCATATCGGAGCTTCATAGAGTGTTAAAGATAGGGGGAACCTTGGAAGTTCCTATCATCTTACTGGGAACCGATACCATTAGTCCAGATACCACCACCGTAGGGTTCCCTAAGTTCACCAATGCTACTGGTTTGAATTTGTCCAAATACTACGATATGATTCCTGACTTTGCTGAAGTTTTGCTTAAAATTATTCTAGAAGTATTTGGGGAAGGCAATGTTCGTATGGCAACAGCTCTCTTGAACACTACCAGTGAAATGTCGGACTTTTTAGTTAAGGACATTGGCCTTCATATTGCCGAAATGGTTGGTGAAACAGACAAATATTGTCGTGCCTCCCAACATCCAATAGGAGAGAGGAACAAAGATGTTCactttttctttcaaattcaagCAGAGAAAACGTTTAATTAA
- a CDS encoding uncharacterized protein (EggNog:ENOG503PVQJ; COG:S) — MFGLHDRFFNDFYNVPFFSRSRSALPGISGSSLIPRREFDSFINEPLVFRENFFNVENDVKLKEEPDKYLIGFKDDKINEKELKVDFLKKENELKISISQKSESKEGEEGPQSYYSSSYQSSIRFDKPVKFEEIEADVKDGQVSIVIPKVEADPVPAENVVNVAIKGIEPQAPPATIEGSK; from the coding sequence ATGTTTGGATTACACGACAGATTTTTTAACGATTTTTACAATGTTCCATTCTTCTCCAGAAGCAGAAGTGCCCTTCCAGGTATAAGTGGAAGCAGTTTGATTCCAAGAAGAGAGTTTGATagcttcatcaatgagCCTTTGGTGTTCAGAGagaatttcttcaatgtgGAAAACgatgtcaagttgaaggaggaACCCGATAAGTATCTCATTGGATTTAAGGATGACAAGATCAACgagaaggaattgaaagTGGACTTCTTAAAGAAGgaaaatgaattgaagatttcgaTTTCTCAGAAGTCCGAGTCCAAAGAGGGTGAAGAAGGTCCACAAAGCTACTATTCCAGCAGCTATCAGAGCAGCATCAGGTTCGATAAACCTGtcaaatttgaagagatcGAAGCTGATGTCAAGGACGGTCAAGTATCGATTGTGATTCCCAAAGTGGAAGCTGACCCTGTACCTGCTGAAAACGTTGTGAATGTGGCTATCAAGGGTATTGAACCTCAGGCTCCCCCTGCTACTATTGAGGGTTCCAAATAA
- a CDS encoding uncharacterized protein (COG:S; EggNog:ENOG503P12M): MIDIVTIQDTFEEVISDVNGGTLRQDSFWVGVRKSGENQILNKILVLPGKFEGDVEFKSKGNRSYTINNKYKLTRGHSFIKAKGVSSIGRIGSVIVIGTKSGDLVVHDLVSGEETTVRECHYLDIVEIKVFPSKQVLMTVGLDHQIKLWSVKDWSCIRTFHTLNSANVEFIGRGRNFVNGTQKGELKLWECSSGKVVHTYTKVRNKEDQISRIKVIESEFVHGENEMEFETNNKSVIVGYTSGEVVKFNLLTKSFELMHLNLKVSAMEEVDDHLILGTDDGNLFIYGLKSNKVEAEAHFNPAPVKLAVNKRDNGIIYIYVYNGEETLFMVKYDTEKGEIFGTTYLVGLPEVFKVDTMVYDQELLVGSNYGVMLFK; encoded by the coding sequence ATGATCGATATAGTAACTATTCAAGATACGTTTGAAGAGGTCATCAGCGATGTCAATGGCGGAACTCTTAGACAAGACTCGTTCTGGGTAGGTGTGAGAAAGTCAGGTGAGAACCAGATTCTAAACAAGATACTTGTGTTACCAGGGAAATTCGAAGGCGATGTGGAGTTCAAGAGTAAAGGTAACAGGTCTTACACAATCAATAATAAGTACAAGTTGACCAGGGGACACAGTTTTATCAAGGCCAAAGGTGTATCCAGTATTGGAAGGATTGGATCTGTGATTGTTATCGGTACCAAGTCAGGAGACCTTGTAGTTCATGATTTGGTGTCTGGTGAAGAAACTACGGTGAGAGAATGTCATTATTTAGATATcgttgaaatcaaagttTTTCCCTCAAAACAAGTGCTAATGACAGTGGGGCTAGATCATCAGATTAAGCTCTGGTCTGTGAAAGATTGGCTGTGCATTCGTACGTTTCATACTTTGAATTCTGCCAATGTTGAGTTCATAGGCCGGGGAAGAAATTTCGTCAACGGGACCCAAAAAGGAGAATTGAAGTTATGGGAGTGCAGTAGTGGTAAGGTTGTACACACTTATACCAAAGTGCGTAACAAGGAGGACCAAATATCCAGAATTAAAGTGATTGAGTCAGAGTTTGTCCATGGTGAAAATGAGATGGAATTCGAAACCAACAATAAACTGGTGATAGTTGGATATACGAGTGGAGAAGTGGTCAAGTTCAATCTACTCACCAAGAGTTTTGAGCTCATGCACCTCAATTTGAAGGTGTCAGCAATGGAAGAAGTGGATGATCACTTGATTCTCGGGACCGACGACGGAAATCTCTTCATTTATGGCCTCAAATCGAACAAAGTAGAAGCAGAGGCACACTTTAATCCGGCCCCAGTGAAACTTGCTGTTAACAAGCGTGATAATGGAATTATTTATATCTATGTGTACAACGGGGAAGAAACGTTGTTTATGGTCAAATATGACACTGAGAAAGGCGAAATATTTGGTACCACATATCTAGTGGGTCTTCCTGAGGTCTTTAAGGTAGATACGATGGTGTATGACCAGGAATTGCTTGTGGGCAGCAATTATGGGGtcatgttgttcaaatga
- the COG7 gene encoding Golgi transport complex subunit 7 (COG:U; EggNog:ENOG503P4EH), whose translation MSEAIKLDGSNVEDSWFDDTSRMFFDDEFKPANYIDALFKDYDYSKTSMAKLTMISNNLTIHLNFLMEQLNREINEKLLALNNIAHEETLNNSTRLNYYIKLLQNSIISLNNELQVPEFNQLVIINKLIDFKVVKQNMLDTLKILNYIKKNFGDLTLRYFETDLLKLFSSILKLQDADDKQANLKTLVDCADVFKNMNHFNSIYKRNMSKFTSEIDS comes from the coding sequence ATGAGTGAAGCTATTAAATTGGATGGTTCAAACGTGGAGGATTCATGGTTCGATGATACCTCCCGAATGTTTTTTGACGATGAGTTTAAACCTGCCAACTACATCGACGCGTTGTTCAAGGATTACGATTATTCCAAAACAAGTATGGCAAAGCTCACGATGATTTCGAATAATTTGACCATTCatttgaacttcttgatggagCAATTGAACAGggaaatcaatgaaaagCTTTTGGCCTTAAATAATATAGCACATGAAGAGACATTGAATAACTCCACCCGTTTGAATTACTATATTAAATTATTGCAAAACTCCATTATATCACTCAACAATGAATTACAAGTTCCCGAGTTTAACCAACTTGtgatcatcaacaagttgatagATTTTAAGGTTGTGAAGCAGAACATGCTTGACACACTAAAGATTCTCAACtacatcaagaagaactttggTGACTTGACATTAAGGTACTTTGAAACCGATCTTTTGAAGCTATTTAGCTCCATTTTAAAATTGCAAGATGCTGATGACAAACAGgcgaacttgaagacattgGTAGACTGTGCCGATGTGTTTAAGAACATGAATCATTTCAATTCTATCTATAAGAGAAACATGAGCAAGTTCACCAGTGAGATAGACTCTTAG